The genomic DNA TTGTAGTATTTGCGGTAATATCACTGAAGATGACCCGTGTGTCATTTGTAAGGATAAGTCGCGTGACCAGGGCACTGTCCTTGTGGTTGAAGAGGCCAAGGATGTCATGGCAATGGAAAAGATCAAGGAATACAATGGGCTGTACCACGTCTTGCACGGGGTACTGTCACCCATTGATGGTAAGGGCCCAGAAGATATCAACATTGCCAGCCTATTGAAACGATTGCAACAAAATGAAGCCATTAAGGAAGTTATTATTGCCACCAACGCCACGCCTGAGGGTGAAGCAACTGCAATGTACATTTCGCGGTTAGTTAAGCCAGCGGGCATCAAAGTGACCCGCTTGGCCCACGGCTTGTCGGTTGGTAGTGATATTCAATATGCGGATGAAATGACCTTATTCAAGGCGGTTGAAGGTCGCCAAGAAATGTAATTGGAGCGATTAATATGTTTAAACGCAAACAGAAAATCAAGCATCCCAAAGAACTTTACGATGAAAAGTTATTAGCGACGCTGAATGCTGCCAAGCTGGACTGGGACCGTGCGAAACAGAACCAAGAGGCAGTCTATGATAATAATACTAGTGAACTGGTGACTCAGACCGCTTTAGCGCGGGCCAAGTATTTATATCTGTATCGCGAAGCACGGTTGCGGCAAGTTCATGGCCAGACGATTCAGCGGTCAGTGATTGATAAGTAGATCATTGGTGATTCAAAAAATAAATTGTTTCAAAATAAAGACGCCCGCTGTTGATAGATAAAAAATCAACTGCGGGCGTCTTTTGATTTGGCACACTAACATTGTTTTATACTGATTACGCATTGTGCTAGTTAATCTGTTACGAATTGTGGTGAAAACAGGTAGTTTTAAAAATCAAAAATAATCGGCTTTGAACCACTGAAAATAGGGTGTCCATGCTGATGAACAACAAACAAGAACTGGTAGGCATAATTAATACTAACTAGTAACCAGCGCAAACGTGATTATTATACTCATGTAGTCGTTAGCACGGGTGCTGCGAATTAACTTTTTAGCAATTCACCGAATAAATCATCAAAACCACAATTGGTAGTAGCCGACCCACGTAAAAATCGTGAAAAAGTACCCTCACTAGTGGTAACCGTATTAGACAGGTACTCCAAAATCAAGTACAATTGCTACATATAAGAAAATAGATGGGATTGGGAATGTTGACAGGAAAATTAGTTACTTTTGAAGGGCCAGACGGTGCCGGCAAAACGTCAGCTTTAAACGCGATTGTGGCCAAATTACAGCCACAATTAGGGGATCGCTTAGTTGTGACGCGTGAACCGGGCGGTAATCAAATCTCAGAATCAATTCGAAAAATTATTTTGGACCGTCATAATACAGCGATGGACGACCGTACGGAAGCATTACTCTATGCAGCGGCGCGGCGACAACATATCGTCCAAACCATTCAACCAGCGTTGCAAAACGACCAACTTGTCTTGTGCGATCGCTACATTGATAGTTCGGTCGCTTATCAGGGGGCTGGTCGTGGTATTGGTGAACAAGCAGTTTATGATATGAATCAGTTCGCGACTGCGGGGTTAACCGCAGATTTAACGTTGTATTTCGACGTAGATGCTGCTGTTGGATTAAACCGCATTCAAAAACATCGCCAAAATGAAATTAATCGCTTGGACGTGGAAGCTTTAAGTTTCCATCACCGGGTGCAAGCAGCGTATTTAAAATTACTGGCTGAACATCCTGACCGTATTAAACGCGTCGATGCAAGTCAGCCATTGGACCAAGTTGTGGCGCAGGCCTTACAAATTATGGCGGCGCAGTTACCGACTTGTTTGGCACCCAAGGGAGGGGAAGACCAATGAAATTAATTATTGCAATCGTTCAAGATAAGGACAGTAACCGGTTGAGCAGCCAGTTCATTGAAGCCAATGTTCGGGCCACGAAGCTCTCAACAACGGGGGGCTTCCTACGTTCAGGTAATACTACTTTTATGATTGGTATTGATGATGACCGTGTGGATGAAGTCTTAGCCATGATTAAAGAAACAAGTCATGCACGGGAACAATTTATGACACCGCCAGTCAATTTGGACGTGACAATGGACGGTGCAGCTGCCTATCCAGTTGAAGTTCAAGTCGGTGGCGCCACAGTCTTTGTCTTACCAATTGAACAATTTCACCAATTTTAATGAAGGATGATTATTAATGGCAACAACCGAGTCATTTGCGCAAACGTTAGCGGCAAAGCAGCCTCGTTTACTAGCGGCATTTAAACACATCATTGCCCAGAATCATCTGGCCCACGCGTACCTGTTGGCGGGCATGGAAGGCGCTGGACAACCGGAACTAGCCCATTGGATCGCCCAACGATTGTTCTGCTTGCATGTTAAGGATGGTGAACCAGATGGGACTTGTGAAGAGTGCGTTCGGATTGCTAATGGATCGCATCCCGATATTGTGACGGTGGCTCCCGAAGGTCAGCGAATTCACGTTGATCAGGTCCGTTACTTAAAAGCTGAATTCTCTAAGAGTGCGGTCGAAGGTAACCGGAAACTGTTCATCATTAATGATGCGGAGAAGATGACGGCGAGTGCTGCCAATAGCTTATTGAAGTTTATTGAGGAGCCAAGTGGTAACGTCACGGCCTTATTATTAACGACAAATAAGCAATTGATATTACCAACGATTATTTCACGAACACAGGTGATCGAATTTCCACCATTGAATGCGCAAGCGTTGCAACAGACGTTTGAGCAGGCGGGCATCGCGCCTAACCAAGCGCAAATGCTACGGGGGCTGACGAATAGTGTCACCCAGGCGCAAGCTTTGCTAGTGGATGATTGGTTACCACAAGCCGCACAAGCTTTGTGGCGGTGGTTTGATCAGGCTGTTAAGGGTGATCCACGTAGTTTCGTAGCCGTGCAGGTTAACTTAGTTGGTTTAGCTAAGGACGCTGATCATCAGCTGGTCATGTTGGATTTGATCGCGGCCTTGTTCCAAGATTTATTACAATTACATTTTGAGGTGGCCGCAACGGCGTTAACTTTTGGGCAGTATCAAAAAGAATTGGCCGGGTTAACGGCTGAAGTCAGCGATGAGCAGTTGATTGCGGCCACTGAATTGGCTTTAACGGCTAAGCGTCAGTTGGCCAGTAACATTAGTTTTCAAAATGTCTTAGAAGGCTTAACCTTGAAGTTATGGCCGATTTTTCAAACAAACGCTTAAATAAAGGAAAACGAGGGTGAGTGCGTGGATAAGCGTGATTTATACGATAGTTTCGGTGAGATGGAACAACAGATGCAACAAATGCTAGACAAGATGGCTAAGTTACGCGCCGATATGACAACGGTGTTAGAGAAAAACGCGGAATTGGTCATTGAAAATGAACATTTACGTGAACACATGGTTGAGATTGAAAATGAATTGCCGAAAAAACCAACCAGCACGACCACGCTCTCAAAATCACGTCAGAATTTGGAAAAGCTTTATGATGAAGGTTTCCACGTTTGCAATCAGTTCTATGGTAAACGGCGTGACGATGATGAATCCTGCGTTTTTTGTTTAGAAGTCATTTATGGTGAACGGGAACGTGCATAGTCGAGAAAGTCTGGGAGTAGTCCCAGACTTTTTGTGCTTTTCACCACGGGACTAATTGTTAGAGCAAATCATGAGTGAGAGTATCGTTAGGAGGACATTTTGGAAACACAACAGAGTTTTGCAGATCATATGGGTGTTGGAACCTTATACTTAGTACCGACCCCAATTGGTAACTTACAGGATATGACTTACCGGGCAGTAGCAACGCTTAAAACGGTCGACTTAATTGCTGCAGAAGATACCCGTAATACCCAGAAGTTATTGAATCATTTTGAAATTACAACGAAACAAATTAGCTTTCATGAACATAACACCCAAGAACGGATTCCCCAGTTGATTGAGAAATTACAGGCGGGCGTTAACTTAGCACAAGTTAGTGACGCTGGTATGCCGTCCATTAGTGATCCTGGTAAAGAACTCGTGGCGGCCTGCATTAAAGTGAATATTCCAGTCGTGCCACTACCAGGTGCTAATGCCGGCCTGACTGCGCTGATTGCTTCTGGGTTAGTACCACAGCCATTTTATTTCTACGGCTTTTTACCGCGTAAGAAGAATGAACAAAAAGCTGATTTAGCTAAATTGGCTCAGCGACATGAAACAGTTGTCTTGTACGAATCACCATTTCGCGTTGCCAAGACCTTGGCCCTCCTAGCGACCGTCTGTGAAGGGACGCGGCCAATCGTGGCGTGCCGGGAATTGACTAAGCGTTACGAGGAGTTTGCGCGCGGAACGTTGACTGAAATGGTGGCATGGGCGCAGGATCACCAGTTAAAGGGTGAATTCGTCCTTTTGATTGGTGGTAATCCGGATACGGATGAACCAGAAACAACGGACGAATTGGCACAGTTGCCAGTCAAAGCCCAAGTCGAAGCGTTGATTGCAGCCGGAGATAAGCCCAACGTAGCCATTAAGACGATTGCGAAGCGGCGGAATATTCCCCGGCAAAGCGTCTATAATCAGTTTCATGAACTAAATACCAACGATGAGGAGTCTTGATGAATGGCAACTTTAGGCGCAAATGCGAGTCTTTACAGTGAACAGCACCGGATTACGTATTATGAATGTGATCGTACTGGTCGGGCAACTTTAACGACATTAATTGATATTGCCGTACTGGCATCAGAGGATCAAAGCGACGCCCTTGGTTTAACGACGGCAATGGTGCAAAGCCATGGTGTTGGTTGGGTCGTCACGCAATATGCTATTGATATTACGCGGATGCCCCGCCAAGACGAAGTGGTGACAATTGCCGTTCGGGGCAGTGCCTATAATCCATACTTTGCTTACCGTGAATTTTGGATTCGGGATGCCGATGGTCAACAGTTGGCCTATATTACGAGTATCTGGGTCATGATGAGTCAAACAACCCGGCGAATCGTAAAAATTTTACCGGAACTGGTTGCACCTTATCAGTCGGAAGCCGTCAAGCGCATTCCACGCTTGCCACGCCCGATTAATTTTGAAGCGACCAATACGACGATTACGAAGCCGTATCACGTTCGCTTCTTTGATATTGATCCCAACCGGCACGTCAATAATGCACACTATTTTGACTGGCTTGTGGATACGTTACCCGCGACGTTCTTACTTCAACACGATTTAGTCCATGTGGACGTTCGCTATGAAAATGAAGTCAAGTACGGTCAGACGGTAACTGCTCATGCAAATATCTTACCGAGTGAAGTGGCTGATCAAGTGACGACGAGTCATTTAATTGAAGTTGATGGTGAGAAGTGTTGTGAAGTTACGATTCAGTGGCGGACCTTAGCAGAACCGATTCAGTAACGGAACTTAGTCAATTCGCTTTTTTAACGAAAAGCGTCAGACGTGGTTCGGTCAATTAGAACGCACGTTTTTATTGCAGTTGTTAGCGATTCAATATGCTATGATTAATACATCCATACAGGGGAGGTTCATTATGTCAATTTTAGTTTTAGGGGGAGCTGGCTACATTGGTTCTCATATGGTCGATCGGTTAGTGGAACACGGTACGGACGTCGTAGTCGTGGATAATTTAATCACGGGCCATCGCGCTGCTGTTAATTCGACGGCCAAGTTTTATCAGGGTGATTTGCGGGATGCGGATTTTTTGAATCACGTTTTTGATACTGAGGATATTGAAGCTGTCGTGCATTTTGCCGCCTTTTCAATCGTACCAGAATCAATGAGTAAGCCACTGAAGTATTTCGATAACAATACTGGTGGGATGATCACATTACTTGAAACGATGCAGGCCCATGATGTGAAGCAAATCGTCTTCTCATCAACGGCCGCTACTTATGGGACACCTAAGCAGATTCCAATTAAAGAAACTGATCCGCAATTACCGATTAACCCGTATGGGGCTAGCAAGTTGATGATGGAACAAATTATGCACTGGGCGGATGTCGCTTATGGCATTAAGTTTGTTGCGCTACGTTACTTTAACGTGGCGGGTGCCAAGCCAGATGGCAGTATTGGTGAAGATCATGGCCCTGAAACGCATCTGGTGCCGATTATTTTACAAGTGGCGCAAGGAAAACGCGATGAACTCAAAATTTTTGGCGATGACTATAATACGCCGGATGGGACGAATGTGCGTGACTATGTGCATGTTATCGACTTAGCTGATGCACACATCTTGGCTTTGAAGTACTTGGCTGCGGGTAATGACAGTAATGCCTTTAACTTGGGCTCTTCAACTGGTTTTTCTAACAAACAAATGTTAGCAGCCGCTCGTGAAGTTACCGGGCAACCAATTCCAGCTAAGTTAGCACCACGGCGGCCTGGCGATCCAGACTCGTTAGTTGCGGCTAGTGATAAGGCGCGTGACGTGCTAGGCTGGCAACCAAACTATGACAATGTTAACGATATTATTGAAACGGCATGGGCTTGGACGCAGAAGCATCCAAATGGCTACGATGATCGTGACTAGTATCGCTTAGCTGATAATTGAAAGCGGCTTTGAAGTCTCGTCAATAGATTTCAAAGCCGCTTTTGTGGACGTCAAAAAAAGGTGTGCGTCAGGATTGAATCCTTGGCGCGCACCTTTTAGATTGGTCAATGCAGTTAGCGGTGGAGTTGTTGATAATCACCGATAATCGCTAAGAGTCGTTGAATATCAGTTGTATCAACATCACCGATGGTACCAATTCTGAAGCTAGGAATATTTGAAACCTTTCCAGGATAAATGACGAAGCCGCGTTGTTTAATGAACTGATAGAAGTCAGCAAAATCAAAGTCGACGTTTGGGTATTTGAATGACGTAATGATGGGCCCTTGAATGGCTGGATCAATCACTAATTCAAAACCTAGCGCTTGTAAACCGTCGCTAAGGAGTTGTTGACTCGCACGGTAACGTTGGTAGCGTGGTGTCACGCCGCCTTCTGCTTGCAATTCAATGAGTGCTTGCGCAAAGGCGTGTACCACGTGGGTTGGCGAAGTGAAGCGCCATTTACCTGGTTGCTTAGTCATGGCCTGCCACTGGTCGTAGAGGTCCAGGCAAAGTGAACGGGCGTTGTCGGCCGTGTGGGCCAGGGTTGCTTGTTTCGCAATGATGAACGCAAAGCCGGGCACGCCTTGCACACACTTGTTGGCGCTACTAATCAAGTAGTCACAATCCAATTCATCAACGTTGATTGGGACGCCGCCTAAACTGGACATAGCATCGATGATCGTTACGATCCCATGTTCATGCATGATGGGCATTAACGCTTCGATTGGGTTGAGAATACCAGTCGTCGTTTCGCTGTGAACGGTCGCAAAATGGGTAATCTCAGGATGGTTAGCCAAGGTTGCTGCGATCCGAACCGGGTCGACGGCTTCATCTTCGTTAAAAACAACGTCGATATGTGGAATGCCGTAATATTCCGCGATTTGACTGATTCGATGTCCGTACGCGCCGTTAATGGCAATCATCAAGGTTGCATCAGTTCGCGGTACCGCGGTACCAATGGTGGCCTCGACACCGAAACTGCCGCTTCCTTGTAGTAGGACGGTCGTATAGTTTTCTGGATTGGCTTGGGCCATGGCTAAGATTTGTTGCCGAATGGTTTCGGTGACGTGCCGATAGTCACTATCCCAAGTACAATAATCAATTTGCATGGCGTCCTTGACACTGGCCGTCGTACTGAGTGGACCGGGTGTTAAGAGTAAATAAGGTTGTTTCATAAAAATCGGGCTCCTTGTCTGCTAATGATCAGTGGCAACCGGTTGATTGATTTGATCAAGCAATGCCGGTAACTCAGCCATCGATTGTAAAATATAATCGGCACCAGCGCGCTGGTAAGCGGCAGTGACGTGGGCTCGTCGTTCAGCTTGTTCGGCGGGATTAAGGGCGTTGAAGGCTAACTCCGAGAGTCCCATGATGTTGCTACCATCAATAATCCCTACAGAGACTGCGTCGGCGTTGTTACCTTCCAGGATATCGTTAACGGAATCCCCAATTTTCATAACGGTCGTGGGATCGGTGATTGTGAGCTGTTCAGCTGCTAACGCCAGCATTGCCGGTGCTGGTCGACCAATGCCCCCAGTTTGTTCTGAGGTAATGTTGACAGCGGGTCGATAGCCTTGCTTAGCTGCAATCGGTAAGACTAAGGCTAACATTTCAGCGTCATAGCCGGTGGTCGTGCCGTAGCTAATATCGTGAGCAGCCAAGTAATCGATTACGGTTGACATACCGGGCTTCAATTGCCCAAATTCAGTCAGTGAGCTGAGCAAGATAGTTTTGAAGTTGCTAAAGATTTGATTACAGTCGTCTTCAGTTGGTAGGACTTGGAAACGCGCTTGCCAGTCGTTTTGAACGGCCGGTAAATCCATGATTTTATGGATATGGGTGTACTTATCTAGTCCCATATCTTGGCGAATCTCAGCTTCAGAGATTTGAATACCAACGTTGGCAAAGGCTTTTTGGAAAGCCACGATGGGCGCCCGGCTGCCATAGTCAATGGTTGTGCCGGCCCAGTCAAAAATTACTGCTTTAATTGTCATTGATGAAAACTCCTTTGAATTTACTTAGTTGTTCTTTAAGTAGTGGCCACGTAACCGCATAGAAACCAGTTCGAGCACGATTGCGACACCCAAGAGTAGGTAGACAATCAAACCAACTTCATGGAAATCGAAGTAGAAACTGCCGGCCATGAAGAGGTAGTAACCGATATCGTCAGCACCGGCTGCCGCACCAACGGCGACCGCATTGGCAAAGTTAATTTCAAACCGGATAAACGTCCAGCTAAGAAGTGCTGGAATGATTGACGGGAGAATGGCCTGAAACACAATCGGCCAAAAACCCACGCCACTCGCCTTTAACGCTTCAATCGTATCTTGCGAGGTTTCTTCAATACTTTCAGAATAAGCCTTAACCAAGTACGCTACACTGTGGAAGGTCAAGCCGACCACGGCAGCACTAGCACCTAACCCCATGACTACGGAGTAAATTAAGACCCATAAAATCGTTGGGATGGCACGGATAAAGGCCATGACCGCTTTAATACTAGTTGCTAACCAACTGGGTGCTAAGTTGCGAGCAGCACCGACGGCAATGAAGAAGGCGATTAGCGCGCCTAACAGCGTTGTCAACATCGCAAGTGACACACTCGTTACCAGGGCTCGTAAGAGCTGTCCCCATGTGTCTTGACCAATACTAGGGTGCAAGAACATGGCGTTCAAGTTGAGTCCTAAACTATGCAGCGCGTCACTGATGTTCAGATTAGCATTGTTGAGCGTGACTAATGAATAAATACTAACAAGGGTTAGGCCAATCATAACGGCTCGCAAGATTTTACGAGGCCGAGTCACCAACGAAATCGACCGGGTTGGTGGCGCTGACGGTTGCAGTACTTGTGTTTTGGGTTGACTATTTTCAATCATGCAATTGCCCTCCGAATTCGATTAGATGTCAATTCTAAAATAATGACTAAAATCGCAATTAACAAAACAATCAGACCAGCAGCGTCATAGCGGAACGCTTTAAAATAGTAGTCGAAGAGAAAACCGACACCCGTACCCGTCAGAAGTCCGACCAAAGTTGCGTCCCGTAAGTTGTTTTCAATCATGTAGAGAATCCAACTAGTCAAGGTACTAGCGGCTTCGGGTAACACCCCACAGAAGACACATTGGAAATAGTTGGCGCCAACGGCTTGCAGTGCTTGAAGCTTTTCGGCATCTAAATCCTCAATAGTTTCAGTAAAGGCTCGTGTTAGATAGCCCAGGGTCATGAAGAACAGTGCCAAAAAGCCCGTAAAGTCACTCTGTTTAAAAGAAAATAAGAGGATCATC from Lactiplantibacillus paraplantarum includes the following:
- the rsmI gene encoding 16S rRNA (cytidine(1402)-2'-O)-methyltransferase, yielding METQQSFADHMGVGTLYLVPTPIGNLQDMTYRAVATLKTVDLIAAEDTRNTQKLLNHFEITTKQISFHEHNTQERIPQLIEKLQAGVNLAQVSDAGMPSISDPGKELVAACIKVNIPVVPLPGANAGLTALIASGLVPQPFYFYGFLPRKKNEQKADLAKLAQRHETVVLYESPFRVAKTLALLATVCEGTRPIVACRELTKRYEEFARGTLTEMVAWAQDHQLKGEFVLLIGGNPDTDEPETTDELAQLPVKAQVEALIAAGDKPNVAIKTIAKRRNIPRQSVYNQFHELNTNDEES
- a CDS encoding YaaL family protein, giving the protein MFKRKQKIKHPKELYDEKLLATLNAAKLDWDRAKQNQEAVYDNNTSELVTQTALARAKYLYLYREARLRQVHGQTIQRSVIDK
- the phnW gene encoding 2-aminoethylphosphonate--pyruvate transaminase codes for the protein MKQPYLLLTPGPLSTTASVKDAMQIDYCTWDSDYRHVTETIRQQILAMAQANPENYTTVLLQGSGSFGVEATIGTAVPRTDATLMIAINGAYGHRISQIAEYYGIPHIDVVFNEDEAVDPVRIAATLANHPEITHFATVHSETTTGILNPIEALMPIMHEHGIVTIIDAMSSLGGVPINVDELDCDYLISSANKCVQGVPGFAFIIAKQATLAHTADNARSLCLDLYDQWQAMTKQPGKWRFTSPTHVVHAFAQALIELQAEGGVTPRYQRYRASQQLLSDGLQALGFELVIDPAIQGPIITSFKYPNVDFDFADFYQFIKQRGFVIYPGKVSNIPSFRIGTIGDVDTTDIQRLLAIIGDYQQLHR
- the recR gene encoding recombination mediator RecR is translated as MQYPEPIAKLIDSYMKLPGIGGKTATRLAFYTIDMNGDDVTEFAKSLIAAKRDLHFCSICGNITEDDPCVICKDKSRDQGTVLVVEEAKDVMAMEKIKEYNGLYHVLHGVLSPIDGKGPEDINIASLLKRLQQNEAIKEVIIATNATPEGEATAMYISRLVKPAGIKVTRLAHGLSVGSDIQYADEMTLFKAVEGRQEM
- a CDS encoding PhnE/PtxC family ABC transporter permease, whose product is MIENSQPKTQVLQPSAPPTRSISLVTRPRKILRAVMIGLTLVSIYSLVTLNNANLNISDALHSLGLNLNAMFLHPSIGQDTWGQLLRALVTSVSLAMLTTLLGALIAFFIAVGAARNLAPSWLATSIKAVMAFIRAIPTILWVLIYSVVMGLGASAAVVGLTFHSVAYLVKAYSESIEETSQDTIEALKASGVGFWPIVFQAILPSIIPALLSWTFIRFEINFANAVAVGAAAGADDIGYYLFMAGSFYFDFHEVGLIVYLLLGVAIVLELVSMRLRGHYLKNN
- the phnX gene encoding phosphonoacetaldehyde hydrolase; amino-acid sequence: MTIKAVIFDWAGTTIDYGSRAPIVAFQKAFANVGIQISEAEIRQDMGLDKYTHIHKIMDLPAVQNDWQARFQVLPTEDDCNQIFSNFKTILLSSLTEFGQLKPGMSTVIDYLAAHDISYGTTTGYDAEMLALVLPIAAKQGYRPAVNITSEQTGGIGRPAPAMLALAAEQLTITDPTTVMKIGDSVNDILEGNNADAVSVGIIDGSNIMGLSELAFNALNPAEQAERRAHVTAAYQRAGADYILQSMAELPALLDQINQPVATDH
- a CDS encoding cyclic-di-AMP receptor — encoded protein: MKLIIAIVQDKDSNRLSSQFIEANVRATKLSTTGGFLRSGNTTFMIGIDDDRVDEVLAMIKETSHAREQFMTPPVNLDVTMDGAAAYPVEVQVGGATVFVLPIEQFHQF
- the holB gene encoding DNA polymerase III subunit delta', whose amino-acid sequence is MATTESFAQTLAAKQPRLLAAFKHIIAQNHLAHAYLLAGMEGAGQPELAHWIAQRLFCLHVKDGEPDGTCEECVRIANGSHPDIVTVAPEGQRIHVDQVRYLKAEFSKSAVEGNRKLFIINDAEKMTASAANSLLKFIEEPSGNVTALLLTTNKQLILPTIISRTQVIEFPPLNAQALQQTFEQAGIAPNQAQMLRGLTNSVTQAQALLVDDWLPQAAQALWRWFDQAVKGDPRSFVAVQVNLVGLAKDADHQLVMLDLIAALFQDLLQLHFEVAATALTFGQYQKELAGLTAEVSDEQLIAATELALTAKRQLASNISFQNVLEGLTLKLWPIFQTNA
- the galE gene encoding UDP-glucose 4-epimerase GalE — translated: MSILVLGGAGYIGSHMVDRLVEHGTDVVVVDNLITGHRAAVNSTAKFYQGDLRDADFLNHVFDTEDIEAVVHFAAFSIVPESMSKPLKYFDNNTGGMITLLETMQAHDVKQIVFSSTAATYGTPKQIPIKETDPQLPINPYGASKLMMEQIMHWADVAYGIKFVALRYFNVAGAKPDGSIGEDHGPETHLVPIILQVAQGKRDELKIFGDDYNTPDGTNVRDYVHVIDLADAHILALKYLAAGNDSNAFNLGSSTGFSNKQMLAAAREVTGQPIPAKLAPRRPGDPDSLVAASDKARDVLGWQPNYDNVNDIIETAWAWTQKHPNGYDDRD
- the phnE gene encoding phosphonate ABC transporter, permease protein PhnE; this encodes MKTNPMTPQRFFRQRRLRLSVVLLILIGIYVLSMALVNFQAWDSISKIPAGLIWLFTNFIPTSRSISYLGPILYQLWRTLLVAISSTMVASLFALIFAILGAKTTAPTPVLRWVIRFGASLLRNIPVVAWAMILLFSFKQSDFTGFLALFFMTLGYLTRAFTETIEDLDAEKLQALQAVGANYFQCVFCGVLPEAASTLTSWILYMIENNLRDATLVGLLTGTGVGFLFDYYFKAFRYDAAGLIVLLIAILVIILELTSNRIRRAIA
- the tmk gene encoding dTMP kinase, which encodes MLTGKLVTFEGPDGAGKTSALNAIVAKLQPQLGDRLVVTREPGGNQISESIRKIILDRHNTAMDDRTEALLYAAARRQHIVQTIQPALQNDQLVLCDRYIDSSVAYQGAGRGIGEQAVYDMNQFATAGLTADLTLYFDVDAAVGLNRIQKHRQNEINRLDVEALSFHHRVQAAYLKLLAEHPDRIKRVDASQPLDQVVAQALQIMAAQLPTCLAPKGGEDQ
- a CDS encoding acyl-[acyl-carrier-protein] thioesterase; translated protein: MATLGANASLYSEQHRITYYECDRTGRATLTTLIDIAVLASEDQSDALGLTTAMVQSHGVGWVVTQYAIDITRMPRQDEVVTIAVRGSAYNPYFAYREFWIRDADGQQLAYITSIWVMMSQTTRRIVKILPELVAPYQSEAVKRIPRLPRPINFEATNTTITKPYHVRFFDIDPNRHVNNAHYFDWLVDTLPATFLLQHDLVHVDVRYENEVKYGQTVTAHANILPSEVADQVTTSHLIEVDGEKCCEVTIQWRTLAEPIQ
- a CDS encoding DNA replication initiation control protein YabA, whose amino-acid sequence is MDKRDLYDSFGEMEQQMQQMLDKMAKLRADMTTVLEKNAELVIENEHLREHMVEIENELPKKPTSTTTLSKSRQNLEKLYDEGFHVCNQFYGKRRDDDESCVFCLEVIYGERERA